The following proteins are co-located in the Paludibaculum fermentans genome:
- a CDS encoding BrnT family toxin, whose product MVHKVEAEWDPSKARANLRKHRVHFADAVTALEDVMAMSISDEGADEERWVTIGMDSLGRILVVVYTWRNDRVRLISARPATLREVHQYEERI is encoded by the coding sequence ATGGTACACAAAGTGGAAGCCGAATGGGATCCTTCGAAAGCACGGGCGAATCTCCGCAAACACCGGGTTCACTTCGCCGATGCGGTGACCGCCCTCGAGGATGTGATGGCGATGTCTATCAGCGACGAAGGTGCGGACGAAGAGCGCTGGGTAACCATTGGTATGGATTCACTGGGTCGCATTCTCGTGGTGGTATACACGTGGCGCAATGATCGGGTGCGATTGATTTCGGCCCGCCCTGCAACTCTGAGAGAGGTGCATCAATATGAAGAAAGAATATGA
- the hpnH gene encoding adenosyl-hopene transferase HpnH, with protein sequence MPVPISQMWTVATYVLKQRIQGRRQYPLVLMLEPLFRCNLACAGCGKIQYPAHILKSQLTPEECFKAVDECGAPMVSIPGGEPLMHPQIAEIVAGLVARKKYIYLCTNALLLKEKIDLFTPSKYLTFSVHMDGQKEHHDFSVCKEGGYELAAEGIREAVKRGFRVTTNTTLFDGADPNSVRGFFDEMMDLGVEGMMLSPGYSYDKAPDQQHFLGKDSTRSLFRTFLSNRKNRWVFNQSPLFLEYLMGLREYSCTPWGMPTYNLFGWQKPCYLLQDGYADTFAELMESTQWEKYGTESGNPKCANCMVHSGYEASAVHDTFHTWQGFWSTVKATFSSSYANPQALADLAKPAPAKHELVQIGGGK encoded by the coding sequence ATGCCCGTACCGATTTCCCAGATGTGGACCGTCGCCACCTACGTGCTGAAACAGCGCATCCAGGGGCGCCGCCAGTACCCCCTCGTGCTCATGCTCGAGCCGCTCTTTCGCTGCAACCTGGCCTGTGCCGGCTGCGGCAAAATCCAGTACCCGGCCCACATCCTGAAGTCGCAACTCACCCCGGAAGAGTGCTTTAAGGCCGTCGACGAGTGCGGAGCCCCGATGGTCTCCATCCCCGGTGGCGAACCGCTGATGCACCCCCAGATTGCCGAGATCGTCGCCGGCCTGGTGGCCCGTAAGAAGTACATCTATCTCTGCACCAACGCCCTGCTCCTGAAGGAAAAGATAGATCTCTTCACCCCGAGCAAGTATCTGACCTTTTCCGTCCACATGGACGGCCAGAAGGAACATCACGATTTCTCGGTCTGCAAAGAGGGTGGCTACGAACTCGCCGCCGAAGGCATCCGCGAAGCGGTGAAGCGCGGCTTCCGCGTCACCACCAACACGACCCTGTTCGATGGCGCCGATCCGAACAGCGTCCGCGGCTTCTTCGACGAAATGATGGACCTGGGCGTCGAGGGCATGATGCTCTCGCCCGGCTACTCCTACGACAAGGCGCCCGACCAGCAGCATTTCCTGGGCAAGGACAGCACCCGCTCGCTCTTCAGGACCTTCCTGTCCAATCGCAAGAACCGCTGGGTCTTCAACCAGTCGCCGCTCTTCCTGGAATACCTGATGGGCCTGCGCGAATACTCCTGTACCCCGTGGGGCATGCCGACTTACAACCTGTTCGGCTGGCAGAAGCCCTGCTACCTCCTGCAGGACGGCTACGCCGACACGTTTGCCGAACTGATGGAATCGACGCAGTGGGAGAAGTACGGTACGGAATCGGGCAATCCCAAGTGCGCCAACTGCATGGTGCACAGCGGCTACGAAGCGTCGGCGGTGCACGACACGTTCCACACCTGGCAAGGCTTCTGGAGCACGGTCAAGGCGACCTTCTCCTCTTCGTACGCCAACCCTCAGGCGCTGGCGGACCTGGCGAAACCGGCCCCGGCGAAGCACGAACTGGTGCAGATCGGCGGTGGAAAGTGA
- a CDS encoding iron chaperone, whose protein sequence is MKKAATGKKAATGGSVAKAEEGLAAVEAYLAAVPEPGRGTLEKIRAVIRLTAPAEATEAISYGMPAFKYKGGLVAYAAFKNHCSLFPMSLAVIAQFEDELKPFQTSKGTLQFPLDKPLSTALVKKLVKAKVAENEARKK, encoded by the coding sequence ATGAAGAAAGCGGCGACAGGGAAGAAAGCGGCGACGGGCGGGTCCGTGGCCAAGGCGGAGGAAGGGCTGGCGGCGGTGGAGGCCTATCTGGCGGCGGTGCCGGAACCGGGCCGCGGCACGCTGGAGAAGATCCGGGCCGTAATCCGGTTAACGGCTCCGGCCGAGGCAACTGAAGCGATCAGCTATGGGATGCCTGCCTTCAAGTACAAAGGCGGGCTGGTAGCCTATGCGGCGTTCAAGAACCACTGCAGCCTGTTTCCGATGAGTCTGGCCGTCATCGCGCAGTTCGAGGATGAGCTGAAGCCGTTCCAGACTTCCAAGGGAACTCTTCAGTTCCCGCTCGACAAGCCGCTGTCCACGGCCCTGGTGAAGAAACTGGTGAAGGCTAAGGTGGCGGAAAACGAGGCCAGGAAGAAATAG
- a CDS encoding TetR/AcrR family transcriptional regulator — translation MSGPISNDPPAVQVRRRPVQERSTDTVNHILSSASALLTKVPLEEITTSRIAAEAGISIGGLYRFFPDKQTILDAIAVRHMDDFRSSLVGAVAKSVLSDGPGFLNRVIDAYIAYLDAHPDFRTLALGRHISAVTRQVQAGPDAGPASLVKWFIMWRLGVKEPALLDLKLRIAIEAGERLIGYAYEQPTQEERAAVLSELKGLLAAYLF, via the coding sequence ATGTCCGGCCCGATTTCCAACGATCCGCCCGCGGTACAAGTTCGACGGCGTCCGGTGCAGGAACGCAGCACCGACACGGTGAATCACATCCTGTCCTCGGCTTCGGCGCTGCTGACCAAAGTGCCGTTGGAAGAGATCACGACCAGCCGGATCGCGGCCGAGGCGGGTATCTCGATTGGCGGGTTGTACCGCTTCTTTCCGGACAAGCAGACGATTCTGGACGCGATCGCGGTCCGGCACATGGACGACTTCCGGTCCAGTTTGGTGGGGGCGGTGGCGAAGTCGGTCCTTTCCGACGGGCCGGGGTTTCTCAACCGGGTGATTGATGCCTACATCGCATATCTCGACGCGCATCCCGACTTCCGCACCCTGGCCCTGGGCCGGCACATCAGCGCCGTGACGCGGCAGGTGCAGGCGGGTCCGGACGCGGGTCCGGCGAGCCTGGTGAAGTGGTTCATTATGTGGCGGTTAGGGGTGAAGGAGCCAGCGCTGCTCGATTTGAAGCTGCGGATTGCGATTGAGGCGGGGGAGCGGCTGATCGGGTACGCCTATGAGCAGCCAACGCAGGAAGAGCGGGCGGCGGTTCTGTCCGAGCTGAAGGGTCTGTTGGCGGCCTACCTCTTCTAA
- a CDS encoding mannonate dehydratase: protein MSELTRRELAMAGLAAGLSATAAAAKPLAPLTPGIKISMQVGEEVTDDDLAWIRQMGIDYLNVQTGKGRATLDNFQAIKARAASAGLQVWNISNNDNRNIEEVTLNLPGRDAKIAWLKQYIRDTGKAGIGYITYAHMANGIWSSATEKTRGGGTARAFRLETAKGTWNGKTYEGALTHGRKYSKEELWDNYTYFIREIAPVAEEAGVRIGIHPDDPPVPELGGIPRHIFGTYDGYVKALEIANSPNIGVCLCCGTWMEGGKSMGKDVFEAARGFAKMGKLWKIHFRNVTAPQPYFVETYIDGGYTDMYKLMRTLVDVDFRGNLIADHVPAMSGARQSGWAYSMGYIRALYQAALAEKKG, encoded by the coding sequence ATGAGCGAACTGACACGACGCGAACTGGCCATGGCGGGATTGGCCGCGGGGTTGAGTGCGACGGCGGCGGCTGCGAAGCCGCTGGCTCCGCTGACACCGGGTATCAAGATTTCCATGCAGGTGGGCGAGGAAGTGACCGATGACGACCTGGCCTGGATCCGGCAGATGGGCATCGACTACCTCAACGTGCAGACAGGCAAAGGCCGGGCCACCCTGGATAACTTCCAGGCGATCAAGGCGCGGGCCGCGTCGGCCGGCTTGCAGGTGTGGAACATCTCGAACAACGACAATCGGAATATCGAAGAGGTGACGCTGAACCTGCCGGGCCGCGACGCCAAGATCGCCTGGTTGAAGCAGTACATCCGCGACACCGGCAAAGCTGGCATCGGCTACATCACCTACGCGCACATGGCGAACGGCATCTGGTCGAGCGCCACGGAGAAGACGCGCGGGGGTGGGACGGCCCGGGCGTTCCGGCTGGAAACGGCCAAGGGCACCTGGAACGGCAAGACCTACGAGGGGGCGCTGACCCACGGCCGGAAATACTCGAAGGAAGAGCTCTGGGACAACTACACCTATTTCATCCGGGAGATCGCCCCGGTAGCGGAGGAGGCGGGCGTGCGCATCGGGATCCATCCCGACGATCCGCCGGTGCCGGAGCTGGGCGGGATTCCGCGGCATATTTTCGGGACCTATGACGGCTATGTGAAGGCTCTGGAGATCGCGAATTCTCCCAATATCGGCGTGTGCCTGTGCTGCGGGACCTGGATGGAGGGCGGCAAGAGCATGGGCAAGGATGTCTTCGAGGCTGCTCGCGGATTCGCGAAGATGGGCAAGCTGTGGAAGATCCACTTCCGGAATGTGACCGCTCCCCAACCGTACTTCGTCGAGACATACATCGATGGCGGGTACACGGACATGTACAAGCTCATGCGAACCCTGGTGGATGTGGACTTCCGGGGGAACCTGATTGCCGACCACGTGCCTGCAATGAGCGGGGCGCGGCAGTCGGGCTGGGCGTACAGCATGGGGTACATCCGGGCTTTGTACCAGGCGGCTCTGGCGGAGAAGAAGGGATAG
- a CDS encoding carboxypeptidase-like regulatory domain-containing protein, whose translation MSTLRIPIDASQIADADRKQQKVKVAVQDRKGIKSQVIALDAGKGEVKLDVDPKQTLNIAIGPATASDEDIFHLQTLTSKVSPTQWANADTLAIPALVITPQWWIWWLRWCRTFTIHGRVVCADGSPVPGAEVRAYDVDFFWWWSSSQQVGPAAVTDGAGNFTISFRWCCGWWPWWWWRLRQWRLDDDLIEKIRPVLKLNPAIRFPEPDPIPRLDIASLNPQPLPPLGPLTPTRPTVAGPVLNPGLLASKVLDPSTIPAVRDKLVSILPHVPELEKLRIWPWWPWNPWFDCNPDIIFRVTQPCGSGPAKVVFAENVFQTRWDIPTNLNVTLVANSQACCLPHDDGQPEGDCSLFTSVCGDPGIPVTTIGKTGVTAGYFDPGGRDRPFSESVSFYGLFGSSAQADFYEIESTPHGSAAWAPVPAGSLIDLWRGYFDATLPWPNQFVFPTFPVIDFGGIHVYESRHHYELTHPAAWGNAIAGRVWSNNINVMANIQTKGFFSDGAYDFRVIGYRADAAGNPDLATRKVMDGCGGHAENNLLTLRLDNRVVGPQVPNTVHVDTTEPDCGINSVRIGGAAVLPCGAQQLQHGVPLEIDFFVTDPDGHLDHYDLVVKYDLGSIKNLLSVADVGAFSLTPLVGGPQGPDYANAIAAPQSAVRPTWKGGTMRLHVNDASLVFPKTCCYLLELTVWKRNIANCDGHLSYFNQMHYSFTVTV comes from the coding sequence GTGAGTACACTCAGGATCCCCATCGATGCGTCGCAGATCGCCGACGCCGATCGCAAGCAGCAAAAGGTAAAAGTCGCCGTTCAGGACAGGAAGGGCATCAAGTCCCAGGTCATCGCGTTGGACGCAGGCAAGGGAGAGGTAAAGCTCGACGTCGACCCCAAGCAGACGCTGAACATCGCCATCGGCCCGGCCACCGCCAGCGACGAAGACATCTTCCACCTGCAGACCCTCACCAGCAAGGTGTCCCCCACGCAGTGGGCGAATGCGGACACCCTCGCCATTCCAGCGCTGGTCATCACCCCGCAATGGTGGATCTGGTGGCTGCGCTGGTGCCGCACGTTCACCATCCACGGCCGCGTCGTTTGCGCCGACGGCAGCCCGGTCCCCGGAGCGGAAGTCCGCGCCTACGACGTCGACTTCTTCTGGTGGTGGTCGTCCAGCCAACAGGTTGGACCCGCGGCCGTCACCGACGGAGCCGGCAACTTCACCATCAGCTTCCGCTGGTGCTGCGGCTGGTGGCCCTGGTGGTGGTGGCGGCTGCGTCAATGGCGCCTGGACGACGATCTCATTGAGAAGATCCGCCCTGTCCTCAAGTTGAACCCGGCCATCCGCTTCCCGGAACCGGACCCCATCCCGCGCCTCGACATCGCGTCGCTGAATCCCCAGCCATTGCCGCCGCTCGGCCCGCTGACGCCGACCCGGCCGACCGTCGCCGGCCCCGTGCTGAATCCCGGCCTGCTGGCCTCGAAGGTTCTGGACCCCAGCACCATCCCCGCCGTGCGCGACAAGCTGGTCTCCATCCTGCCGCATGTGCCGGAGCTCGAAAAGCTCCGCATCTGGCCCTGGTGGCCCTGGAACCCCTGGTTTGACTGCAATCCGGACATCATCTTCCGCGTCACGCAGCCCTGCGGCAGCGGTCCGGCCAAGGTGGTCTTCGCTGAGAACGTCTTCCAGACCCGCTGGGACATCCCCACCAACCTCAACGTGACCCTCGTCGCCAACAGCCAGGCCTGCTGCCTGCCTCACGACGACGGCCAACCGGAAGGCGACTGCTCGCTCTTCACCAGCGTCTGCGGCGACCCCGGCATCCCCGTCACCACCATCGGCAAGACGGGGGTCACCGCCGGCTACTTCGATCCCGGCGGCCGCGACCGTCCCTTCTCGGAGTCGGTCAGCTTCTACGGACTCTTCGGAAGCTCCGCGCAAGCCGACTTCTACGAGATCGAGTCCACGCCGCACGGCTCCGCCGCCTGGGCGCCCGTACCCGCGGGTAGCCTGATCGACCTCTGGCGCGGCTACTTTGATGCCACTCTTCCGTGGCCGAACCAGTTCGTCTTCCCCACCTTCCCGGTGATCGACTTCGGCGGAATCCACGTCTACGAGAGCCGCCACCACTACGAACTCACCCACCCCGCCGCCTGGGGGAACGCCATCGCGGGCCGGGTCTGGTCGAACAACATCAACGTGATGGCGAACATTCAGACCAAGGGCTTCTTCTCCGACGGAGCCTACGACTTCCGGGTCATCGGCTACCGGGCCGATGCCGCCGGCAACCCCGATCTCGCCACGCGCAAGGTGATGGACGGCTGCGGCGGCCACGCCGAGAACAATCTGCTCACGCTGCGGCTCGACAACCGCGTCGTCGGTCCGCAAGTGCCGAACACCGTCCACGTCGATACCACCGAGCCCGATTGCGGCATCAACTCGGTCCGCATTGGCGGCGCCGCGGTGCTGCCCTGCGGAGCCCAACAGCTCCAGCACGGAGTTCCGCTCGAGATCGATTTCTTCGTCACCGATCCCGACGGCCACCTCGACCACTACGACCTGGTGGTCAAGTACGACCTGGGTTCGATCAAGAACCTGCTCAGCGTGGCCGACGTCGGAGCCTTCAGCCTGACGCCTCTCGTAGGTGGTCCGCAGGGCCCCGACTACGCAAATGCTATCGCGGCTCCGCAATCCGCCGTCCGGCCCACCTGGAAGGGTGGCACCATGCGGCTCCACGTCAACGACGCGTCATTGGTCTTCCCCAAGACCTGCTGCTATCTGCTTGAGCTCACGGTTTGGAAACGCAATATCGCCAATTGCGACGGCCACCTGAGCTATTTCAACCAGATGCACTACTCGTTCACCGTAACGGTGTAG
- a CDS encoding glutaminase family protein: MRIFTPILCLLTISLSAQTPLRPPATPLITHDPYFSVWSASDELTAQSTKHWTGSDQPLGGLARIDGKAFRFMGTAPREAEAMKQTKRTVTPTRTEYEFAAAGVKLGLTFLTPALASNLDLLSRPVTYVTWSVSSTDGGRHAVEVYLDATSALAVNAPEQRTQWSRVRADGVQALRVGSTQQEMLARSGDDLRIEWGHFYLALPAGSSADLAVGLPRMRGEFAKSGKLPQSDEVEQPGRPARDPYVLAAAWSVPQVQAQETTGWAMFAYDDVYALQYFQRNLRPYWRRNGMGVAELLSTAGREYPRLLADSKKFDEEFTADLVKAGGPEYAAIAVLAYRQALAAHKLVADLDGTPLFFSKENFSNGCIGTVDVTYPSAPMFLLLNPKLHMALIRPILDYGLLPRWRWPFAPHDLGQYPLANGQVYGGGERTEENQMPVEESGNMLILVAAQAQAEGSAEFARKYWPVLTKWAVYLREKGLDPENQLSTDDFAGHLAHNTNLSIKAIVALGAYAQVAEKLGDAKNAREFRQAAEEMARKWPAMAKDGDHYKLAFDKAGTWSQKYNLVWDKLLGLNLFDPSIARTEIAYYKTKQNIYGLPLDNRETYTKLDWIVWTATMTEKRSDFDAFIHPVFQMLNETSSRVPMTDWYWTLDGKQRGFQARSVVGGVMIPLLAQPDVWKKWRTR; the protein is encoded by the coding sequence ATGCGTATTTTTACTCCGATTCTCTGTCTTCTTACCATCTCCCTGTCGGCTCAGACGCCGCTGCGTCCTCCGGCGACCCCCCTGATCACACACGACCCCTATTTCAGCGTCTGGTCGGCCTCGGATGAGTTGACCGCTCAAAGTACGAAGCATTGGACCGGTAGCGATCAGCCGCTGGGCGGCCTGGCTCGCATCGATGGCAAGGCCTTCCGGTTTATGGGCACGGCTCCGCGGGAAGCGGAGGCGATGAAACAGACAAAGCGCACGGTGACTCCGACTCGGACCGAGTATGAATTCGCGGCCGCAGGTGTGAAGCTGGGACTCACGTTCCTCACTCCGGCGCTCGCTTCTAACCTCGATCTGCTTTCGAGGCCCGTGACGTATGTGACGTGGAGTGTGTCGAGCACGGACGGCGGCCGTCATGCCGTGGAAGTCTATCTGGATGCGACCTCGGCCCTGGCGGTGAATGCGCCGGAGCAGCGGACACAGTGGTCGCGCGTGCGGGCCGATGGCGTGCAGGCGCTCCGCGTGGGCAGCACGCAGCAGGAGATGCTGGCGCGCAGCGGCGACGATCTGCGCATCGAGTGGGGCCATTTCTATCTCGCGCTGCCGGCAGGCTCGAGCGCGGACCTGGCAGTGGGTCTGCCCAGGATGCGGGGCGAGTTTGCGAAGTCGGGCAAGCTGCCGCAGTCGGATGAAGTAGAACAGCCGGGGCGTCCGGCGCGCGATCCCTACGTACTGGCGGCGGCGTGGAGCGTGCCCCAGGTGCAGGCCCAGGAAACGACGGGCTGGGCGATGTTCGCCTATGACGACGTCTACGCCCTGCAGTACTTCCAGCGCAATCTGCGGCCCTACTGGCGGCGGAATGGCATGGGCGTGGCGGAACTGCTGTCGACAGCCGGGCGTGAGTATCCGCGGCTGCTGGCCGACTCGAAGAAATTCGATGAGGAGTTCACCGCGGATCTGGTGAAGGCGGGCGGACCGGAATATGCGGCCATCGCCGTACTGGCCTACCGGCAGGCCCTGGCGGCGCACAAGCTGGTGGCGGATCTCGATGGGACCCCGCTGTTCTTCTCCAAGGAGAACTTCTCGAACGGCTGCATCGGGACCGTCGATGTGACTTACCCCTCGGCGCCGATGTTCCTGTTGCTGAACCCCAAGCTGCACATGGCGCTCATCCGGCCGATTCTGGATTACGGCCTGTTGCCGCGCTGGCGGTGGCCGTTTGCTCCGCACGACCTGGGGCAGTATCCGCTGGCAAACGGTCAGGTGTATGGCGGCGGCGAACGGACGGAAGAGAATCAGATGCCGGTGGAAGAGAGCGGCAACATGCTGATTCTGGTGGCTGCCCAGGCACAGGCGGAAGGCAGCGCCGAGTTTGCGCGGAAATACTGGCCGGTGCTGACGAAGTGGGCCGTCTACCTGCGGGAGAAGGGCCTGGATCCGGAGAACCAGCTTTCCACCGACGATTTCGCGGGGCACCTGGCGCACAACACGAATCTCTCGATCAAGGCGATTGTCGCCTTGGGCGCGTATGCTCAAGTCGCCGAGAAGCTGGGGGATGCCAAGAACGCCAGGGAATTCCGGCAGGCGGCGGAAGAGATGGCTCGCAAGTGGCCGGCGATGGCCAAGGACGGCGACCACTACAAGCTGGCCTTCGACAAGGCAGGCACCTGGAGCCAGAAGTACAACCTGGTCTGGGACAAGCTGCTGGGCCTGAACCTGTTCGATCCGTCGATCGCGCGGACGGAGATCGCCTACTATAAAACGAAGCAGAACATCTACGGGCTGCCGCTGGACAATCGCGAGACCTACACGAAGCTCGACTGGATCGTCTGGACCGCGACGATGACCGAGAAACGCAGCGACTTCGATGCGTTCATCCACCCTGTCTTCCAGATGCTGAACGAGACCAGCAGCCGGGTCCCGATGACCGACTGGTATTGGACCCTCGATGGCAAGCAGCGCGGCTTCCAGGCCCGCAGCGTCGTGGGCGGAGTCATGATTCCGCTGCTGGCGCAGCCGGACGTGTGGAAGAAGTGGAGAACCCGCTAG
- a CDS encoding tetratricopeptide repeat protein — MRDFTATIPALLALLLAPLAAQPRVGAQPAAASTIRIEYPRDGSVFPPDMEAPSIEWFEAGEASGAWKVQITFADGAAPIEVKAAGERIRLGEIDPRCVSNTNRLPELTPHQAALRTWKPDAATWTTIQQHSVEKPATLTVLRYSGATVAAQGTVRIHTSRDPVGAPIFYRDVPLMPSELQPGIIKPLEPKLLPYLAWRLRFVDEPASRLVLTGMHTCANCHSFSRDGKTLGLDLDGPHNDKGLYAIVPVRQQTSIRNEDVISWKTFRKQMEPGKRIGFMSQVSPDGRYVATTTEVQYYVANFTDYRFLQVFYPTRGILAWYNRADGKVQALPGADDPRFVQSNAVWSPDGQSLIFVRAPATESYPKGRKMAEYSNDPNEVQIQYDLYRIPFRNGAGGTAEPIPGASRNGMSNSFPKVSPDGRWLVFVQSRNGQLMRPDGKLYIVPAAGGEARLMNCNTELMNSWHSFSPNGRWMVFSSKSRSPYTQMFLTHIDENGNDSPPILIENSTAANRAVNIPEFANIPKGGLDHIDAPAAEFYRLYDLAFELTEKGQSEAAIAEWQHALELDPTDARARTNLGGIYLRQGRLEPAAVEFRRALEAKPESIEARNNLGLVLLQTGQLNEAARQFQQSLELDPQSMEALVNLGGVYLMQRNYSGAISTLREAMRLEPGRLPVLGNLAWLLATCPDKAARNGAEAVALAEKAAELSHRSDPILLDGLGAAFAEAGRFEEAIRAGSEALKLAEMRNDKEMAAAVRARLALYRSGQAYRESN, encoded by the coding sequence ATGAGGGACTTCACGGCAACCATACCCGCCCTGCTCGCGTTGCTTCTGGCTCCACTGGCGGCCCAGCCACGTGTGGGGGCCCAGCCCGCGGCCGCCTCGACCATCCGGATCGAGTATCCCCGCGACGGCTCCGTCTTCCCGCCTGACATGGAGGCTCCTTCCATCGAATGGTTCGAGGCCGGAGAAGCATCCGGCGCTTGGAAGGTCCAGATCACCTTTGCCGATGGCGCGGCGCCGATCGAGGTCAAAGCCGCAGGGGAGCGCATCCGGCTTGGCGAGATCGACCCGCGCTGTGTCTCCAACACCAACCGCCTGCCGGAACTGACTCCGCACCAGGCCGCGCTGCGCACCTGGAAGCCTGACGCGGCGACGTGGACGACGATCCAACAGCACTCGGTCGAGAAGCCCGCGACCCTGACGGTCCTGCGCTACAGCGGGGCTACTGTGGCCGCACAAGGTACGGTCCGGATCCACACCTCCCGCGACCCGGTGGGCGCGCCCATCTTCTATCGCGACGTCCCGCTGATGCCCTCGGAACTGCAGCCGGGCATCATCAAACCGCTGGAGCCGAAGCTGCTGCCCTATCTCGCCTGGCGGCTGCGCTTTGTGGACGAGCCCGCCAGCCGGCTGGTGCTGACGGGGATGCACACCTGCGCCAACTGCCACTCGTTTTCGCGGGACGGCAAGACGCTGGGCCTGGACCTCGACGGCCCGCACAACGACAAGGGCCTCTATGCCATCGTGCCGGTCCGTCAGCAGACCTCGATCCGCAACGAGGATGTGATCTCGTGGAAGACGTTCCGGAAGCAGATGGAGCCGGGCAAGAGGATCGGCTTCATGTCGCAGGTTTCGCCGGACGGCCGCTATGTCGCGACTACGACCGAGGTCCAGTATTACGTTGCGAACTTCACCGACTACCGGTTCCTGCAGGTGTTCTATCCGACGCGCGGCATCCTGGCCTGGTACAACCGCGCCGATGGCAAGGTGCAGGCCTTGCCCGGCGCCGACGATCCGAGGTTCGTGCAGTCCAACGCCGTGTGGAGTCCCGACGGGCAGTCGCTCATCTTCGTGCGTGCCCCAGCCACGGAATCGTATCCAAAGGGCCGGAAGATGGCGGAGTATTCGAACGACCCGAACGAGGTGCAAATCCAGTACGACCTCTACCGCATTCCCTTCCGCAACGGCGCGGGCGGCACAGCGGAGCCGATTCCCGGCGCCTCGCGGAATGGCATGAGCAACTCCTTCCCGAAGGTCTCGCCGGACGGGCGGTGGCTGGTCTTTGTGCAGAGCCGGAACGGCCAGTTGATGCGGCCTGACGGGAAGCTCTATATCGTGCCCGCCGCGGGGGGCGAGGCACGGCTGATGAACTGCAACACGGAGCTGATGAACTCCTGGCACAGCTTCTCACCCAACGGCCGGTGGATGGTCTTCTCGTCCAAGAGCCGGTCACCGTATACGCAGATGTTCCTCACGCACATCGACGAGAACGGCAACGACAGTCCGCCCATCCTGATCGAGAACTCCACCGCCGCCAACCGAGCGGTGAACATTCCGGAGTTCGCCAACATCCCGAAGGGCGGCCTCGACCATATCGACGCGCCAGCCGCCGAGTTCTACCGCCTCTACGACCTCGCCTTCGAGCTGACGGAGAAGGGCCAGAGTGAGGCCGCCATCGCCGAGTGGCAGCATGCCCTGGAGTTGGATCCCACCGACGCGCGCGCCCGCACCAATCTCGGGGGCATCTATCTTCGGCAGGGACGCTTGGAACCGGCGGCCGTCGAGTTCCGCCGGGCGTTGGAGGCGAAGCCCGAGTCCATCGAAGCCCGCAACAACCTGGGTCTGGTGCTGCTGCAGACGGGGCAGCTCAACGAAGCGGCCAGGCAGTTCCAGCAGTCGCTGGAGCTGGATCCGCAGTCGATGGAGGCGCTGGTCAACCTGGGCGGAGTCTACCTCATGCAGCGCAATTACAGCGGAGCCATCAGCACGCTACGCGAAGCGATGCGGCTGGAGCCGGGCCGCCTGCCAGTGCTGGGCAACCTGGCGTGGCTCCTGGCTACGTGTCCTGACAAGGCCGCGCGGAATGGAGCCGAGGCAGTAGCGCTGGCCGAGAAGGCAGCGGAGCTTTCGCATCGCAGCGACCCGATCCTGCTTGACGGGCTGGGCGCGGCTTTCGCCGAAGCGGGCCGGTTTGAGGAGGCGATCCGCGCCGGGAGCGAGGCGCTTAAGCTGGCCGAGATGCGGAACGACAAAGAAATGGCCGCCGCGGTGAGGGCTCGTCTCGCACTCTACCGCAGCGGCCAGGCGTACCGGGAATCAAACTAA
- a CDS encoding BrnA antitoxin family protein: MKKEYDFSKGQRGPVLKVPPGKTRVTIRLDDDVLDWFRQQVDDAGSGNYQTLINEALRSFMHRKQESLESTLRRVIRDELRRTG; the protein is encoded by the coding sequence ATGAAGAAAGAATATGACTTCAGCAAGGGCCAGCGCGGACCAGTGCTGAAGGTGCCGCCAGGCAAGACCCGGGTCACGATCCGCCTGGATGATGACGTTCTGGACTGGTTTCGCCAGCAGGTAGATGACGCGGGCAGTGGAAACTACCAAACACTCATCAACGAGGCGTTGCGCAGTTTCATGCACCGGAAACAGGAGTCCCTGGAGTCGACCCTGCGGCGAGTGATTCGGGATGAGCTCAGGCGCACCGGGTAA